Proteins encoded in a region of the Streptomyces sp. NBC_01381 genome:
- a CDS encoding acyl carrier protein gives MSDAKTTVTELTVEDLTRIMRESAGEDESVDLSGDILDSDFTELGYDSLALLETAGRIARDYGVELSDDDLDGIATPREFLTAVNRTLTAAA, from the coding sequence ATGAGCGACGCAAAGACGACCGTGACCGAACTGACCGTGGAGGACCTCACCCGCATCATGCGGGAGTCCGCGGGCGAGGACGAGTCGGTCGACCTCAGCGGCGACATCCTCGACTCCGACTTCACGGAACTCGGTTACGACTCCCTGGCCCTGCTGGAGACCGCCGGGCGCATAGCCCGTGACTACGGTGTCGAGCTGAGCGACGACGACCTCGACGGCATCGCCACCCCGCGGGAGTTCCTGACGGCCGTCAACCGGACGCTGACCGCCGCCGCGTAG
- a CDS encoding ketosynthase chain-length factor: MSGNGTVRTVVTGVGVAAPNGMGTEAYWAATLAGRSGIAPTTRYDAAGYPLRLAGEVPGFVAEEHIPSRLIPQTDHATRLSLYAADEALRDSALDPAQLPPYAMGVATASSMGGFEFGQRELQNLWSKGGRFVSAYQSFAWFYAVNTGQISIRHGLRGSSNTVVTDAAGGLDAVGNARRQIRKGSTAMLTGGVDGALCPLGFAGQFSSGALSTAGEADRAFLPFADDAPGQVPGEGGAFLVLEDAASAQRRGTRIYGELAGYAATFDPGPLPSGQAATGLVRAIRRALNDAGTAAEDVDVVFADAAGVPDLDRAESGALGEVFGPGGVPVTAPKSMTGRLFAGGASLDLATALLALRDGTIPHTANVSRPGRGHPIDLVTGEPREADLRCALVVARGRGGFNAAAVVRRDV, translated from the coding sequence GTGAGCGGCAACGGCACGGTGCGCACCGTGGTCACCGGGGTCGGTGTGGCCGCACCCAACGGGATGGGTACCGAGGCGTACTGGGCGGCGACGCTGGCGGGACGCAGCGGCATCGCCCCGACGACCCGCTACGACGCCGCCGGGTATCCGCTGCGGCTGGCCGGGGAGGTACCGGGCTTCGTGGCAGAGGAGCACATCCCCAGCCGGCTCATCCCGCAGACCGACCACGCCACCCGGCTCTCCCTGTACGCGGCCGACGAGGCGCTGCGCGACAGCGCACTGGACCCCGCACAGCTTCCCCCCTACGCCATGGGCGTGGCCACGGCCTCGTCGATGGGCGGGTTCGAGTTCGGGCAACGGGAGCTGCAGAACCTGTGGAGCAAGGGCGGGCGGTTCGTCAGCGCGTACCAGTCCTTTGCCTGGTTCTACGCCGTGAACACCGGCCAGATCTCCATCCGGCACGGCCTGCGGGGCTCCAGCAACACCGTGGTGACCGACGCGGCCGGCGGCCTCGACGCGGTGGGGAACGCCCGGCGCCAGATCCGCAAGGGAAGCACCGCGATGCTCACCGGCGGCGTCGACGGCGCGCTGTGTCCGCTGGGCTTCGCCGGGCAGTTCAGCTCCGGTGCGCTGAGCACCGCCGGCGAGGCGGACCGCGCGTTTTTGCCCTTCGCCGATGACGCTCCGGGCCAGGTACCGGGCGAGGGCGGTGCGTTCCTGGTCCTGGAGGACGCCGCGAGCGCGCAGCGGCGCGGCACCCGGATCTACGGCGAACTGGCGGGCTACGCGGCGACGTTCGACCCCGGCCCACTGCCGTCCGGGCAGGCCGCCACGGGCCTGGTGCGCGCGATCCGGCGGGCGCTTAACGACGCCGGCACGGCCGCGGAGGACGTGGACGTGGTGTTCGCGGACGCCGCCGGTGTGCCCGACCTCGATCGGGCGGAGTCGGGCGCGCTCGGTGAGGTGTTCGGGCCCGGCGGTGTCCCGGTGACCGCGCCCAAGAGCATGACGGGCCGGCTCTTCGCGGGCGGGGCGTCGCTGGACCTGGCGACCGCGCTGCTGGCCCTGCGGGACGGCACGATCCCGCACACCGCGAACGTGTCGCGCCCCGGCCGGGGGCATCCCATCGACCTGGTCACCGGGGAGCCACGCGAGGCGGACCTGCGCTGCGCGCTGGTCGTGGCCCGCGGACGCGGCGGGTTCAACGCCGCCGCCGTCGTACGACGCGACGTGTGA
- a CDS encoding beta-ketoacyl synthase: MERRIVITGIGAVAPGKPGAKEYWELISNGRTATRTISSFDPAPYRSRVAAECDFDPFAAGLDRQEVRRMDRATQFAVAAAREAVADSGVDLPADDPATVGVSLGNAVGCTTSMEREYAVLSKEGAAWLVDHRYAVPHLYDHFVPSSIAVEVARLVGAQGPVALVSDGCTSGLDAIGHATDLIREGSADVVISGGTDAPISPITLACFDAIKATTPRNDDPEHASRPFDATRNGLVLGEGAAVLVLEELEHAKRRGARIYAEVAGVGTRCNAYHMTGLRSDGAEMADAITHALAEARLAPGSIDYVNAHGSSTKQNDRHETAAFKTALGRHAYDVPVSSVKSMIGHSLGAIGALELVACVLAMRDGLIPPTANLHEPDPVCDLDYVPLRAREAEVDNVLSVGSGFGGFQTAVVLARPEREAA; this comes from the coding sequence ATGGAGCGTCGCATCGTCATTACGGGGATCGGTGCAGTGGCCCCCGGCAAGCCGGGCGCCAAGGAGTACTGGGAGCTGATCTCCAACGGCCGCACGGCCACCCGTACGATCTCGTCCTTCGATCCTGCGCCCTACCGGTCCCGGGTCGCCGCCGAATGCGACTTCGACCCCTTCGCCGCCGGACTGGACCGCCAGGAGGTCCGGCGCATGGACCGGGCCACCCAGTTCGCCGTCGCGGCCGCCCGCGAGGCCGTCGCCGACAGCGGCGTCGACCTGCCCGCGGACGACCCCGCCACCGTCGGGGTGTCCCTCGGCAACGCCGTGGGCTGCACCACGAGCATGGAAAGGGAGTACGCCGTCCTCAGCAAGGAGGGCGCCGCCTGGCTGGTCGACCACCGCTACGCCGTACCGCACCTCTACGACCACTTCGTGCCGAGTTCCATCGCGGTGGAAGTGGCCCGCCTGGTGGGGGCGCAGGGCCCCGTGGCGCTCGTCTCGGACGGCTGCACCTCGGGCCTGGACGCGATCGGCCACGCCACGGACCTGATCCGCGAAGGCAGCGCGGACGTCGTGATCAGCGGCGGCACCGACGCCCCGATCTCGCCGATCACCCTGGCCTGCTTCGACGCCATCAAGGCGACCACCCCCCGCAACGACGACCCGGAGCACGCCTCGCGCCCCTTCGACGCGACGCGCAACGGGCTCGTCCTGGGCGAGGGGGCCGCCGTGCTGGTCCTTGAGGAGCTGGAGCACGCCAAGCGACGCGGGGCGCGGATCTACGCCGAGGTCGCCGGGGTCGGTACGCGCTGCAACGCCTACCACATGACCGGACTGCGCTCCGACGGGGCGGAGATGGCGGACGCCATCACGCACGCCCTGGCGGAGGCCCGCCTGGCGCCCGGGTCGATCGACTACGTCAACGCTCACGGCTCGAGCACCAAGCAGAACGACCGGCACGAGACCGCCGCCTTCAAGACGGCACTGGGCCGGCACGCCTACGACGTCCCCGTCAGCTCGGTGAAGTCGATGATCGGGCACTCGCTCGGCGCGATCGGCGCGCTGGAACTGGTCGCGTGCGTGCTCGCCATGCGCGACGGACTCATCCCGCCCACCGCCAACCTGCACGAACCGGACCCGGTCTGCGACCTGGACTACGTACCGCTACGGGCCAGGGAGGCCGAGGTCGACAACGTCCTGAGCGTCGGCAGCGGATTCGGCGGCTTCCAGACCGCCGTCGTGCTGGCCCGTCCCGAGCGGGAGGCGGCGTGA
- a CDS encoding acyltransferase domain-containing protein has translation MRPTTLSPAPAPRGVALLFPGQGAQQPCMATGLYRAHPPFRRLMDEVFEVWGAQGAALRADWLFDSPAVDLDGVRRAQPLLFAVDWALGRMVLDWGVRPAALLGHSVGEVAAATLAGVFTLEEAAGLMAERVAHIESAPAGGMLAVHAAAADMAPFLHADVVVGAVNAPRQVVLAGSEAPLAAAEAQLRAAGFTCRRTRALSPFHSPALAPAAQAALPALSRLALRAPRLALHSAYTAGLLTPAEATDPRFWAKQPAAPVLFGPALDALLATGELMLLEAGPGQGLTALARRHPAVGTGRSAALGLLPARARGDASDLHTLRAAVERLLSEGWLAHDPLPAPTSVR, from the coding sequence GTGCGCCCGACCACTTTGTCCCCGGCTCCCGCACCACGCGGTGTGGCCCTGCTGTTCCCCGGTCAGGGGGCGCAGCAGCCTTGCATGGCCACCGGGTTGTACCGCGCTCATCCGCCGTTTCGCCGTCTCATGGACGAGGTGTTCGAGGTGTGGGGCGCGCAGGGCGCCGCGCTGCGCGCCGACTGGCTCTTTGACTCCCCGGCCGTGGATCTGGACGGGGTGCGCCGGGCCCAGCCCCTGCTGTTCGCCGTCGACTGGGCGCTGGGCCGCATGGTGCTCGACTGGGGAGTGCGGCCCGCGGCCCTGCTCGGCCACAGCGTCGGCGAGGTCGCGGCGGCCACCCTGGCCGGTGTCTTCACCCTGGAGGAAGCGGCCGGGCTGATGGCCGAGCGGGTGGCGCACATCGAGTCCGCGCCGGCCGGCGGCATGCTCGCGGTGCACGCAGCCGCCGCCGACATGGCGCCCTTCCTGCACGCCGACGTGGTCGTCGGCGCCGTCAACGCACCGCGCCAGGTGGTCCTGGCCGGTTCCGAGGCACCGCTGGCCGCAGCGGAGGCACAGCTGCGCGCGGCGGGGTTCACCTGCCGCAGGACCCGCGCCCTCAGCCCCTTCCACAGTCCGGCCCTCGCCCCGGCGGCACAGGCGGCGCTGCCCGCGCTGTCCCGGCTGGCGCTGCGGGCACCGCGGCTTGCGCTGCACTCGGCGTACACGGCAGGGCTGCTGACTCCGGCCGAGGCGACCGACCCGCGGTTCTGGGCGAAGCAGCCGGCCGCCCCGGTGCTCTTTGGCCCCGCGCTCGATGCGTTGCTCGCCACCGGCGAGCTGATGCTGCTCGAGGCCGGGCCCGGGCAGGGTCTGACCGCCCTGGCCCGGCGGCATCCGGCGGTCGGCACCGGCCGCTCCGCCGCCCTGGGGCTGCTGCCCGCGCGCGCCCGGGGCGACGCATCGGATCTGCACACCCTGCGCGCGGCGGTCGAACGACTGCTGTCCGAGGGGTGGTTGGCGCACGACCCGCTGCCGGCGCCGACGAGCGTGCGGTGA
- a CDS encoding GMC oxidoreductase, with amino-acid sequence MERQQHRADVVIVGSGYGGSIAALRLAEAGVDAVLLERGRRWPVDEAGDTFATQTAPDGRAAWLSETSPLTDAKLDVYTGVLEFVEGSGMNVLAGTGVGGASLATNGTMCEPSAELFHRTLGDVLDHREMSERWYPQARELIGCEPIPDDVYQSEFYRSARSFADQLDKAKIPWGKVDLAVDWDVVRQEMAGTRVRSQIDGLNVFGVNSGAQRSLDRTLLARAEASGHIEVRPLSVVSAVRPADGGTGYHVDYESIDERGEVRSRHRITATRLVLSAGTLGTNRLLLRARASGALPALHGALGTRVGNSEVITARTGMAENNPRQGGPAAIFAQDWQDNPLGPVSLLNFPWPDAPEGEGWTTTIGAVPAPALGAFRYDPDKDDVVLDWPADDPELARAQSAITHTLDRLNEANPGTRTAFSRIGTTGGNVVGGVPLGTVTDDAGRVNGYRGLYVVDGSLLPGTGVPPALTVAAVAARVTSLLVHDLVRPR; translated from the coding sequence GTGGAGAGGCAGCAGCACCGCGCCGACGTGGTGATCGTCGGCAGCGGTTATGGAGGTTCCATCGCCGCGCTAAGGCTGGCGGAGGCGGGGGTCGATGCCGTTCTGCTGGAGCGGGGGCGCCGCTGGCCGGTCGACGAGGCGGGCGACACCTTCGCGACACAGACGGCGCCCGACGGCCGTGCCGCATGGCTCAGCGAGACGTCACCGCTCACGGACGCCAAGCTCGACGTCTACACGGGCGTCCTGGAGTTCGTCGAGGGCAGCGGCATGAACGTCCTGGCCGGCACGGGGGTGGGCGGAGCCTCCTTGGCGACCAACGGCACGATGTGCGAGCCCTCGGCCGAACTGTTCCACCGCACCCTGGGCGATGTCCTGGACCACCGCGAGATGAGCGAGCGGTGGTATCCGCAGGCGCGTGAACTGATCGGCTGCGAGCCGATTCCGGACGACGTCTACCAGTCCGAGTTCTACCGCTCGGCCCGCTCGTTCGCCGACCAGCTGGACAAGGCCAAGATCCCGTGGGGCAAGGTCGACCTGGCCGTGGACTGGGACGTGGTCCGCCAGGAGATGGCCGGTACCCGGGTGCGTTCCCAGATCGACGGTCTGAACGTCTTTGGTGTCAACAGCGGCGCCCAGCGCAGCCTCGACCGCACGCTGCTGGCCCGCGCCGAGGCGTCGGGGCACATCGAGGTGCGGCCGCTCAGCGTGGTGAGCGCCGTGCGCCCGGCCGACGGCGGCACCGGGTACCACGTCGACTACGAGTCGATCGACGAGCGGGGCGAGGTGCGCTCCCGCCACCGGATCACCGCCACGCGGCTGGTGCTGTCCGCCGGCACCCTGGGTACCAACCGGCTGCTGCTGCGCGCCAGGGCGAGCGGCGCACTGCCCGCCCTGCACGGCGCGCTGGGTACGCGCGTCGGCAACAGCGAGGTCATCACGGCCCGTACCGGCATGGCGGAGAACAACCCCCGCCAGGGCGGTCCCGCGGCGATCTTCGCGCAGGACTGGCAGGACAACCCGCTCGGTCCGGTGTCGCTGCTCAACTTCCCCTGGCCGGACGCCCCGGAGGGGGAGGGCTGGACCACCACCATCGGGGCCGTCCCGGCGCCGGCGCTCGGTGCCTTCCGCTACGACCCGGACAAGGACGACGTCGTCCTTGACTGGCCGGCCGACGACCCGGAGCTCGCCCGAGCGCAGTCCGCCATCACCCACACCCTGGACCGGCTCAACGAGGCCAACCCGGGCACCCGTACGGCGTTCAGCCGGATCGGCACCACCGGCGGCAACGTGGTCGGCGGCGTACCGCTGGGCACGGTGACCGACGACGCGGGCCGCGTCAACGGCTACCGCGGCCTCTACGTGGTGGACGGTTCGCTGCTGCCCGGCACCGGTGTCCCGCCGGCGCTGACCGTGGCCGCCGTCGCGGCGCGCGTGACCTCGCTGCTGGTCCACGACCTCGTCCGCCCCCGCTGA
- a CDS encoding LLM class flavin-dependent oxidoreductase, with the protein MEFGINFFPTMGPDDKDAADYFEESLSLVALAEDLGFDHVKTVEHYFFKYGGYSPDPVTFLAAAAARTSRIKLVTGAVIPAFTHPLKLAGKLAMLDNISRGRLQVGFGRAFLPDEFDAFGIDMDESRARFDEGLAACQKLWSEEDVVWNGTFHSFGPVTLLPRPYQRPHPPILVATAKTPSSCEQAGRDGHGLMMVPSISKRETVQEMLGLYRKAWADAGHPGEGEVHMSYNCYLSEDTAEARAKGKEYSQRSNTVMRDAVASWGQRRSEVYAGYEKIVQNIARADFDRSLAENKALVGTPQEVTERLRTIREWFGDIVVSLQVISGNPSHEESTRSMRLFAEQVMPHFRDTSATVG; encoded by the coding sequence ATGGAATTCGGCATCAACTTCTTTCCCACCATGGGGCCCGACGACAAGGACGCGGCGGACTACTTCGAGGAGAGCCTGAGCCTGGTCGCGCTCGCGGAGGACCTCGGGTTCGACCACGTCAAGACGGTGGAGCACTACTTCTTCAAGTACGGCGGCTACAGCCCCGACCCGGTCACGTTCCTGGCCGCCGCCGCGGCCCGCACCAGCCGCATCAAGCTGGTGACCGGCGCCGTCATTCCCGCGTTCACGCATCCGCTGAAGCTGGCCGGCAAGCTGGCCATGCTCGACAACATCTCCCGCGGCCGGCTCCAGGTCGGCTTCGGACGCGCCTTCCTGCCCGACGAGTTCGACGCCTTCGGCATCGACATGGACGAGAGCAGGGCGCGCTTCGACGAGGGCCTGGCGGCCTGCCAGAAGCTGTGGAGCGAGGAGGACGTCGTCTGGAACGGCACCTTCCACTCCTTCGGCCCGGTCACCCTGCTGCCGCGGCCCTACCAGCGCCCGCATCCGCCGATCCTGGTGGCCACGGCGAAGACCCCCTCCTCCTGCGAGCAGGCCGGCCGTGACGGCCACGGCCTGATGATGGTCCCCTCGATCTCCAAGCGCGAGACCGTGCAGGAGATGCTGGGCCTCTACCGCAAGGCCTGGGCGGATGCGGGCCACCCCGGCGAGGGCGAGGTCCACATGAGCTACAACTGCTATCTCAGCGAGGACACCGCCGAGGCCCGCGCGAAGGGCAAGGAGTACTCACAGCGCAGCAACACGGTCATGCGGGACGCGGTGGCCTCCTGGGGCCAGCGGCGCAGCGAGGTGTACGCGGGCTACGAGAAGATCGTGCAGAACATCGCACGGGCCGACTTCGACCGGTCACTGGCCGAGAACAAGGCGCTGGTCGGCACCCCGCAGGAGGTCACCGAACGGCTGCGGACGATCCGTGAGTGGTTCGGGGACATCGTCGTCAGCCTGCAGGTCATCTCCGGCAACCCCAGCCACGAGGAGTCCACGCGCAGCATGCGGCTCTTCGCCGAGCAGGTCATGCCGCACTTCCGCGACACGTCGGCCACCGTCGGCTGA
- a CDS encoding SDR family NAD(P)-dependent oxidoreductase gives MTQPAQGLLQDRTVVITGGGTGIGRAAAHAFAAEGARVMVVGRRTAVLAQTARGHAGIHPFGADLADPRTPRAVVAAAERELGGIDVLVNNAVTMGSAPLGRIDPDNTRNQVATNLLAPLFLTQEALPLLEAAKGLVINVTTAGNQRGWPGHSVYGATKAALDFLTRTWALELAPKGVRVAGIAPGPVETPIAEHAGLDPEGIAQLRARQRGRVPLGRVGQPEEVAWWMVALARPEASFATGLVLPVDGGASVVF, from the coding sequence ATGACTCAGCCAGCACAGGGCCTGCTCCAGGACCGGACGGTGGTGATCACCGGGGGCGGTACGGGAATCGGCCGGGCGGCCGCGCACGCCTTCGCCGCCGAGGGCGCCCGCGTAATGGTGGTCGGCCGGAGGACCGCCGTACTCGCCCAGACCGCCCGCGGCCACGCGGGCATCCATCCGTTCGGCGCCGACCTTGCCGACCCGCGGACACCGCGCGCCGTAGTGGCAGCGGCCGAGCGTGAACTCGGCGGCATCGACGTCCTGGTCAACAATGCCGTCACGATGGGGTCCGCGCCCCTGGGCCGCATCGACCCGGACAACACCCGCAACCAGGTGGCCACGAACCTGCTCGCGCCGCTGTTCCTCACCCAGGAGGCGCTGCCTCTGCTGGAGGCCGCCAAGGGCCTCGTCATCAACGTCACCACGGCCGGCAACCAGCGGGGCTGGCCCGGTCACTCGGTCTACGGCGCCACGAAGGCCGCTCTCGACTTCCTCACCCGCACCTGGGCACTGGAACTCGCCCCCAAGGGGGTCAGGGTCGCGGGCATCGCCCCGGGCCCGGTCGAGACACCCATCGCGGAGCACGCCGGGCTCGACCCCGAGGGCATCGCGCAGTTGCGCGCACGCCAGCGCGGCCGGGTGCCGCTGGGCCGTGTGGGCCAGCCGGAGGAGGTGGCCTGGTGGATGGTCGCCCTGGCCCGCCCCGAGGCGTCGTTCGCCACCGGCCTCGTCCTGCCCGTGGACGGCGGCGCGAGCGTCGTCTTCTGA
- a CDS encoding nuclear transport factor 2 family protein — translation MTELTRDRVAAAYASLVTGDREQILRYWSENVRFQMPGNHQYAGWFVGLDDYLAKMGKLMAATGGRISSETLEVLIDQEAGVSIDVYRLDGYREHAKEGATSPYDRLQVEGVHMLRWEDGRIVEGRSALFADGVTQGNLWWSPVGADGERYEY, via the coding sequence ATGACCGAGCTGACACGCGACCGGGTGGCCGCGGCGTACGCGTCACTGGTGACCGGGGACCGGGAGCAGATTCTCCGGTACTGGTCGGAGAACGTGCGCTTCCAGATGCCGGGCAACCACCAGTACGCCGGCTGGTTCGTCGGCCTGGACGACTACCTGGCCAAGATGGGCAAGCTGATGGCCGCCACGGGCGGCCGCATCAGCTCTGAGACGCTCGAGGTCCTCATCGACCAGGAGGCCGGTGTGTCGATCGACGTGTACCGCCTCGACGGCTACCGCGAGCACGCCAAGGAGGGCGCGACCTCCCCCTACGATCGGCTGCAGGTCGAGGGTGTGCACATGCTGCGCTGGGAGGACGGCCGGATCGTCGAGGGCCGCAGCGCCCTGTTCGCCGACGGTGTCACCCAGGGCAACCTGTGGTGGTCACCGGTCGGCGCCGACGGCGAGCGTTACGAGTACTGA
- a CDS encoding nuclear transport factor 2 family protein: MTGPLKISNPVDGETYARIVQFYAHQMQLLDERAAEEWADGFTEDGVFAQNVKPEPWTGRAVIAERMRAGMDRLATLDVQRRHWFGMVATERQDAETVLTRYYAMVFETPRGGRASTYLSTTGEDVLVLQDGQWRVSHRLITHDGT; encoded by the coding sequence GTGACCGGACCTCTCAAGATCAGCAACCCGGTCGACGGTGAGACCTACGCCCGGATCGTCCAGTTCTACGCCCATCAGATGCAGCTCCTCGACGAGCGGGCGGCCGAGGAATGGGCCGACGGATTCACCGAGGACGGGGTCTTCGCGCAGAACGTGAAGCCGGAGCCCTGGACGGGCCGCGCGGTCATCGCCGAGCGGATGCGCGCCGGGATGGACCGGCTGGCCACGCTCGACGTACAGCGGCGGCACTGGTTCGGCATGGTCGCCACGGAGCGGCAGGACGCCGAGACCGTACTGACCCGCTACTACGCCATGGTCTTCGAGACCCCTCGGGGCGGCCGGGCGTCCACCTATCTCAGTACCACCGGCGAGGACGTCCTGGTCCTCCAGGACGGCCAGTGGCGGGTCAGCCACCGCCTGATCACCCACGACGGCACCTGA
- a CDS encoding antibiotic biosynthesis monooxygenase gives MVVFVNKLTLTGAAEDLERIYAHVAEFMRTRPGLVRYQLVRSQSDPSVYFNVAEWEDQTSFEQALKEPEFRNRLKALGTVIKGEPHLSDLVESGVGEA, from the coding sequence GTGGTCGTCTTCGTCAACAAGCTGACACTCACCGGAGCGGCCGAGGACCTGGAACGCATCTACGCCCATGTCGCCGAGTTCATGCGCACCCGTCCCGGTCTCGTCCGCTACCAGCTCGTCCGCTCGCAGAGCGACCCTTCCGTGTACTTCAACGTCGCGGAGTGGGAGGACCAGACGTCGTTCGAACAGGCTTTGAAGGAGCCGGAGTTCCGCAACCGGCTCAAGGCACTGGGCACGGTCATCAAGGGAGAGCCGCACCTGTCCGACCTGGTCGAGTCCGGCGTCGGGGAGGCCTGA
- a CDS encoding FAD-dependent monooxygenase, which translates to MSDEHVPVLIVGGGLAGLTTALFLGLHGVRPLVAEKHPGTSVIMKARGQYPHTMEALRIGGVADRIAAAGPDAGTGEFYMVVADSLAGPVLKRIMTEGEMAMRHVSPEDWAMAGQERTEVILADRARELGAELLFDTELVSLAQSPDVVTAVLRDVRTGTERTVTADHVVGADGAHSPVRQELGIAMHGRGNLGEIFRVFFDADLSEPLRQLPGVAEGRKFALFWLQQPAPGVFYTTDVPGRYGYVLGMSQNPPDFATFTQQRCAELVRTGLGLPDLPLKVVETGRTDIVSEIADRFSDGRVHLVGDAARLVPAPGGLGGNTAITDGFYLAWKLAMVVKGEAGPGLLDSHDAERRPVSEMIGEQQLRNTVERLAGYLDDGELAAPLPPVVQAFGYRCADGAVVREPDDAAELLEDPAAPTGRPGSRAPYIPLPEGSPAASTTALFGRSFVLLTGDGPQDPWTAAAAEVADRLGITLPVHRLAGAQWEKSYGVSGAGAVLVRPDRFIAWRSSGPAGDTDAARQCLESALRTVLDRPEPAH; encoded by the coding sequence GTGTCGGACGAGCACGTACCCGTTCTCATCGTGGGCGGCGGCCTCGCGGGCCTGACCACCGCGCTGTTCCTGGGACTCCACGGCGTCAGGCCGCTGGTGGCGGAGAAACATCCGGGCACCTCGGTCATCATGAAGGCGCGCGGGCAGTACCCCCACACCATGGAGGCGCTGCGGATCGGCGGTGTCGCCGACCGGATCGCCGCCGCGGGGCCGGACGCCGGCACCGGCGAGTTCTACATGGTGGTGGCCGACAGCCTGGCGGGCCCCGTCCTCAAGCGGATCATGACCGAGGGCGAGATGGCGATGCGTCATGTCTCGCCCGAGGACTGGGCGATGGCAGGGCAGGAGCGGACCGAGGTGATCCTGGCCGACCGGGCCCGGGAGCTCGGCGCCGAGCTCCTCTTCGACACCGAACTGGTCTCCCTGGCCCAGTCGCCGGACGTGGTCACCGCTGTGCTGCGGGACGTGCGCACCGGCACCGAGCGGACGGTGACGGCCGACCATGTGGTGGGCGCCGACGGCGCGCACAGCCCCGTGCGACAGGAACTGGGCATCGCCATGCACGGCCGCGGGAACCTCGGCGAGATCTTCCGGGTCTTCTTCGACGCCGACCTGAGCGAACCGCTGCGCCAGCTGCCGGGGGTCGCGGAAGGCCGCAAGTTCGCGCTCTTCTGGCTGCAGCAGCCGGCACCGGGCGTCTTCTACACCACGGACGTGCCCGGCCGTTACGGCTATGTGCTCGGCATGTCCCAGAACCCGCCGGACTTCGCCACCTTCACCCAACAGCGGTGCGCCGAACTGGTCCGCACCGGCCTGGGCCTGCCCGATCTGCCGTTGAAGGTCGTCGAGACGGGACGCACCGACATCGTCAGCGAGATCGCCGACCGGTTCAGCGACGGCCGCGTCCACCTGGTGGGCGATGCGGCCAGGCTGGTGCCCGCGCCGGGCGGCCTCGGCGGCAACACCGCGATCACGGACGGCTTCTACCTGGCGTGGAAGCTGGCGATGGTCGTCAAGGGCGAGGCCGGTCCCGGACTGCTCGACAGCCACGACGCGGAACGCCGTCCGGTCTCGGAGATGATCGGGGAGCAGCAGCTGCGCAACACCGTGGAACGACTGGCGGGTTACCTCGACGACGGGGAGCTCGCCGCGCCGCTGCCTCCCGTCGTCCAGGCCTTCGGCTACCGGTGCGCGGACGGCGCCGTGGTCCGCGAGCCCGACGACGCCGCGGAACTCCTTGAGGACCCGGCCGCCCCGACCGGCCGCCCCGGATCACGGGCGCCCTATATACCGCTGCCCGAAGGCTCACCGGCCGCCTCCACCACCGCCCTGTTCGGCCGCTCCTTCGTCCTGCTCACCGGGGACGGCCCACAGGACCCGTGGACGGCCGCGGCCGCCGAGGTGGCCGACCGGCTCGGCATCACCCTGCCGGTGCACAGACTCGCCGGCGCCCAGTGGGAGAAGAGTTACGGCGTGAGCGGAGCCGGCGCGGTGCTGGTGCGGCCCGACCGCTTCATCGCCTGGCGCTCCAGCGGCCCGGCCGGGGACACCGACGCCGCGCGGCAGTGCCTGGAGAGCGCCCTGCGCACCGTCCTGGACCGCCCCGAACCGGCCCACTAG